In Sulfuracidifex metallicus DSM 6482 = JCM 9184, a single window of DNA contains:
- a CDS encoding GDP-mannose 4,6-dehydratase, with product MKILVSGGAGFLGSFLIDRLINDGHEITVIDDFSTVKYRALPEKVNLIKGKIEDVQINDKFDYVVHLAARPSPEDYIQHPVETAMSNSMGTYKMLEITRKSDAVMVYTSSSEVYGSAEIIPTPETYWGKVNPIGIRSCYDESKRFSEALILSYYREYGLDVRIQRPFNVYGPRLREDGSYGRVVSRFIYQALKGDDITIFGDGSQTRAFLYVDDWVEATTKIMFIKGLKGEVFNVGSNKEMKIVDLANLILNMTGSKSRIKFLPPRPDDPPRRAADITKVREKLGWEPKVPVEEGLKKTIDWFKQVIS from the coding sequence ATGAAAATTTTAGTCAGTGGAGGGGCAGGTTTCTTAGGATCATTTTTAATTGACAGATTGATTAATGATGGACATGAAATTACGGTAATTGATGATTTCTCAACCGTTAAATATCGTGCATTACCAGAAAAGGTTAATCTGATTAAGGGAAAGATTGAGGACGTTCAAATAAATGATAAATTTGACTACGTAGTACACCTAGCCGCCAGACCTTCTCCTGAGGATTATATTCAGCACCCTGTAGAAACAGCGATGTCTAACTCCATGGGAACTTACAAAATGCTGGAAATAACCAGAAAAAGCGATGCAGTAATGGTTTACACTTCAAGCTCAGAAGTTTACGGATCCGCTGAGATCATTCCAACGCCTGAAACTTACTGGGGAAAGGTTAACCCAATAGGAATTAGGAGTTGTTACGATGAAAGCAAGAGGTTCTCCGAGGCACTCATACTCTCCTATTATAGGGAATACGGACTAGATGTTAGAATTCAGAGACCATTCAACGTGTACGGTCCTAGACTCAGAGAGGATGGAAGTTACGGAAGGGTAGTTTCAAGGTTTATCTACCAGGCTTTGAAGGGGGATGATATAACAATCTTCGGCGATGGGTCTCAAACTAGGGCTTTCCTTTACGTTGATGACTGGGTTGAAGCTACAACTAAAATCATGTTCATCAAGGGCCTTAAGGGAGAAGTCTTCAACGTGGGATCAAACAAGGAAATGAAGATTGTGGATTTAGCTAACCTGATCCTAAATATGACCGGCTCAAAATCCAGAATAAAGTTCCTTCCTCCAAGGCCAGATGATCCGCCCAGAAGGGCCGCGGACATAACTAAGGTGAGGGAGAAGCTTGGCTGGGAGCCTAAGGTACCAGTTGAGGAAGGCTTGAAGAAGACAATTGATTGGTTCAAGCAGGTGATTTCATGA
- a CDS encoding radical SAM protein, protein MISVSRLVKGKTESGDSVRFSGDSNYPKVLVFNVTRNCNLRCSHCYSSSGMDHFDDLDIEYWLRAVKEAADMGVKHILLSGGEPLARPDIDIIAKEAYDLGITVELSTNGTMLKGKLDKLKKYISYVGISLDGPEVVHDSFRGVQGAFKKTMEGIRYSRELGLKTGIRFTITAKNYSYVDLALDIVKREGLQRICFYHLGYAGRATRNLDIDNNKRLKIVSHIIDEAKHADFEVLTADNPVDGVLIYHITRDDKVLDLLRRNGGNRSGERIADISPNGDVYPDQFTPVKMGHISELRKIWDEPSDVLVKLRKRKEYLKACSSCPFLDICNGGLRGRALAMGDFWGKDPSCYLQEIRRTFYDNNS, encoded by the coding sequence ATGATAAGCGTTTCCAGATTAGTTAAAGGAAAAACAGAATCTGGGGATTCGGTAAGGTTCTCGGGGGATTCCAACTACCCTAAGGTTCTGGTTTTCAACGTCACTAGAAACTGCAACCTCAGGTGCAGTCACTGTTATTCATCGTCTGGAATGGACCACTTCGATGATCTGGATATAGAATATTGGCTGAGGGCCGTTAAAGAAGCTGCTGACATGGGAGTTAAACACATTCTTCTTTCAGGTGGAGAACCCCTTGCTAGACCCGACATAGACATAATTGCAAAGGAAGCTTATGACTTAGGTATCACCGTGGAACTTTCCACCAACGGAACCATGCTTAAGGGAAAATTAGACAAGTTAAAGAAGTACATTAGCTACGTGGGAATTAGCCTAGATGGCCCTGAGGTAGTACACGATAGTTTTAGGGGGGTTCAAGGGGCATTCAAAAAGACGATGGAGGGAATAAGATACTCGAGGGAACTCGGATTGAAGACCGGAATAAGATTTACTATAACAGCCAAAAATTACTCTTATGTAGATTTAGCCCTAGATATAGTAAAGAGAGAAGGTCTACAAAGGATATGCTTCTACCATTTAGGTTATGCAGGGCGTGCTACTCGAAATTTAGACATTGATAATAACAAGCGGTTGAAGATAGTGTCTCACATTATAGATGAAGCTAAGCATGCAGATTTTGAAGTGTTAACGGCAGACAATCCAGTTGATGGCGTTCTAATTTATCATATAACAAGGGACGATAAAGTTCTGGATTTACTAAGAAGGAACGGAGGTAATAGATCTGGTGAGAGGATAGCTGATATATCTCCTAACGGAGACGTTTATCCAGACCAATTCACGCCAGTAAAGATGGGGCATATCAGTGAACTAAGAAAGATATGGGATGAACCTTCGGACGTGCTTGTAAAATTACGGAAAAGAAAGGAATATTTAAAGGCATGTTCGTCCTGTCCTTTTCTTGACATTTGTAACGGTGGACTAAGAGGAAGAGCCTTAGCTATGGGAGATTTCTGGGGTAAGGACCCTTCATGTTATTTACAAGAAATAAGGCGAACCTTTTATGACAATAATTCGTAA
- a CDS encoding glycosyltransferase family 2 protein produces the protein MEEIPIVVLNYNGLHLLKSYLDSVLNTEYPNEVVVVDNGSKDGSVEYLKSKGVKTISLDKNYGPSYARNVAIRTYKTKFMAFLDNDVEVPKEWLNPLVDVIKGEEKIAATQSVYTEWTWGDQPSEIPWFSTAAALTRRDVLERVGGFDEHYFFYWEDTELSWRLYRAGYKVLMVPKSRVYHEAHGTFKKLPSKFTSYLTMRNQLILLLTYYNKKQIVSNFIPLYMIRFLQSFKAPNRGAKLKAVLTLGKEIGYVMKKRSEIRKLTVNTDDRFLSYLGRDPFGFVELRSVAEGIRYKMSAKATV, from the coding sequence ATGGAAGAAATTCCTATAGTCGTCCTTAATTATAATGGACTACATCTGCTGAAGTCTTACCTTGACAGCGTACTCAACACGGAATACCCAAACGAGGTAGTAGTTGTTGACAATGGATCCAAGGACGGTAGCGTAGAATACCTCAAGTCCAAGGGAGTAAAGACCATATCTCTAGACAAAAATTATGGTCCTTCTTATGCAAGAAACGTTGCAATAAGGACTTATAAAACCAAGTTTATGGCATTTCTGGATAACGATGTAGAAGTTCCAAAGGAATGGTTGAATCCTTTAGTAGACGTAATAAAAGGAGAAGAAAAGATTGCTGCTACTCAGAGCGTATACACTGAATGGACATGGGGAGATCAGCCGTCTGAAATACCTTGGTTCTCGACTGCTGCAGCCCTCACTAGGAGGGATGTGTTAGAGAGGGTTGGAGGATTTGACGAACATTACTTCTTTTACTGGGAGGACACGGAGCTCTCGTGGAGGCTATATAGGGCTGGATACAAGGTCCTAATGGTTCCTAAGTCTCGGGTATATCATGAAGCACACGGAACCTTCAAGAAATTACCTTCCAAGTTTACCTCTTACCTTACCATGCGAAATCAATTGATACTCCTGTTAACATACTATAATAAGAAACAAATAGTATCTAACTTCATACCACTTTATATGATTAGATTTCTCCAGTCATTCAAGGCCCCAAATAGGGGAGCTAAGTTAAAGGCTGTCCTAACTCTAGGAAAGGAAATAGGATATGTCATGAAAAAGAGATCAGAAATAAGGAAATTGACGGTTAATACTGACGATAGATTTCTTTCGTATCTAGGTAGAGATCCTTTCGGATTTGTGGAATTAAGATCAGTTGCAGAGGGAATAAGGTACAAGATGTCCGCTAAAGCAACCGTCTAA
- a CDS encoding SPASM domain-containing protein yields MPSVVVWESTKACDFNCKHCRAFSLKERLPDELTAHEIERHVIDRIHGMFVISGGDALKRDDIFEIARYSSSRVMTALSPSGSRISKDVAKMIKDAGIKAVSISIDGPETIHDSFRGVQGAFRISSEAIKNVKEEGVWLQINTTISKFNIDYLDQVKETVMSFYPDSWDIFVLIPTGRATKSMEILPIQNEMLMLKVRQWRKEGLNVRMTCNPYFVRFSAVRGDVIPGYDPEKGRGSAGGARGCMASNGFLFIAYNGDVYPCGFLPIKLGNVREERLDEIYNSPLSKEVGDPNLLEGKCGICEYKLYCGGCRARVYSKTKNIHAQDDFCLYHPKVMYHDKRFQIS; encoded by the coding sequence ATGCCCTCTGTGGTGGTTTGGGAAAGTACTAAAGCCTGCGATTTCAACTGTAAGCATTGTAGAGCCTTCAGTTTGAAGGAGAGACTTCCGGACGAGCTTACAGCTCACGAGATAGAAAGGCACGTGATAGATCGCATACACGGGATGTTTGTTATCAGTGGAGGTGACGCATTGAAAAGGGATGATATATTCGAAATAGCAAGGTATTCATCGTCAAGAGTAATGACAGCGTTATCACCCAGCGGATCTAGGATATCAAAAGATGTAGCTAAGATGATTAAGGATGCAGGAATCAAGGCTGTATCCATAAGTATTGATGGTCCAGAGACAATACACGATAGCTTTAGGGGAGTTCAGGGTGCATTTCGTATATCAAGCGAGGCAATAAAGAACGTAAAGGAGGAGGGTGTCTGGCTTCAGATCAACACTACCATTAGCAAGTTCAACATAGACTACTTGGATCAAGTTAAGGAAACGGTAATGTCATTTTACCCAGACAGTTGGGACATATTCGTCCTCATACCTACTGGAAGGGCTACTAAGAGTATGGAAATTCTGCCAATACAAAACGAGATGTTAATGCTCAAAGTGAGGCAGTGGAGGAAGGAGGGATTAAACGTGAGAATGACTTGTAACCCATACTTCGTGAGGTTCAGCGCAGTGAGAGGTGACGTGATACCGGGGTATGACCCTGAAAAAGGTAGAGGTTCTGCAGGTGGAGCGAGGGGATGTATGGCGTCAAACGGTTTCCTCTTCATAGCTTACAACGGTGACGTATATCCGTGCGGCTTCCTTCCGATTAAACTAGGCAATGTGAGAGAGGAGAGACTAGATGAGATATATAACTCTCCTCTTTCCAAGGAGGTAGGAGATCCCAACTTGTTGGAAGGGAAGTGCGGAATCTGTGAATACAAGCTATACTGTGGAGGTTGTAGAGCTAGAGTATACTCAAAGACTAAGAACATTCACGCCCAAGATGATTTCTGTCTATATCATCCAAAGGTGATGTATCATGATAAGCGTTTCCAGATTAGTTAA
- the cbsA gene encoding cytochrome b558/566 subunit A translates to MELRKVRTVFSLILIASILSLLMAFMNVPMAQTTSQITVYKEVGSANLKAPGTESFWNNIPWTNLSLSANIPNAPTSGLTHNLSVKAAWNGTDIFILLRWNAPNPAFGAWSAAVAGIDPNASGPGLFRIIEITPGAKYQVMSNYTSYYTIVNGTKETGRLFLSYDGISEAMPNGSQIKVLGNGTILFYHSLRPIERILYDSGLFYGYYTNSTWYYPDRAAMMWYMGSGTPTMDGMHIGGKFPGQTFDGENFTYAGGALKQPGGAANIWMWVSGATWNNKSEDPAFKYNVWENKSMTGLPYTNNGTGFAVPLYTNNTNMYEVDCSGIWYAPVKSSGLEGSLFFIESGATYSNGYWTLELVRPLAVPTNYSQYMPNITIGKTYDVAFAVWQGAEGETLFDKSITSSFLLLSLSSLPKPESPVLAVNPEIVDITTAGVVIAVIALAAIWISFRR, encoded by the coding sequence ATTGAGTTGAGAAAGGTAAGAACAGTATTCTCCCTTATCTTAATTGCGTCCATTCTTTCATTGTTGATGGCATTCATGAACGTACCTATGGCTCAGACGACATCACAAATAACCGTGTATAAGGAAGTCGGTTCAGCTAATTTGAAAGCTCCAGGAACAGAATCATTCTGGAATAACATTCCTTGGACAAATCTTTCTCTCTCAGCAAACATACCTAACGCGCCTACGTCTGGGCTTACGCATAATTTATCAGTTAAGGCTGCATGGAATGGAACGGACATATTCATACTTCTTAGATGGAACGCACCTAATCCAGCCTTCGGGGCATGGTCCGCAGCTGTAGCTGGAATTGATCCTAACGCTTCTGGACCAGGATTATTTAGAATCATTGAGATAACCCCTGGAGCTAAATATCAAGTCATGTCAAACTATACTTCATATTATACTATAGTTAATGGAACCAAGGAAACTGGTAGACTTTTCCTTTCTTACGATGGGATATCTGAGGCTATGCCCAACGGAAGCCAAATCAAAGTGTTAGGGAACGGAACCATTTTGTTCTATCATTCACTTAGACCTATAGAGAGAATACTTTACGACTCTGGATTATTCTATGGATATTACACAAACTCTACGTGGTATTATCCAGATAGAGCTGCTATGATGTGGTATATGGGTTCAGGAACTCCAACTATGGACGGAATGCATATAGGAGGCAAGTTCCCAGGTCAGACATTCGACGGCGAGAACTTCACTTACGCCGGAGGTGCCCTGAAACAGCCTGGAGGCGCCGCAAACATTTGGATGTGGGTATCTGGCGCTACATGGAACAATAAATCTGAAGATCCTGCTTTCAAATACAACGTCTGGGAGAACAAGAGCATGACTGGATTACCATACACTAATAATGGAACCGGTTTCGCAGTACCACTTTACACTAATAACACTAATATGTATGAAGTAGATTGCTCCGGAATTTGGTATGCCCCAGTAAAGAGCTCAGGGTTAGAGGGCAGTCTTTTCTTCATAGAGAGTGGTGCAACTTATTCCAATGGCTATTGGACATTAGAATTGGTCAGACCTCTTGCAGTTCCCACGAACTATTCCCAATACATGCCAAATATAACAATTGGAAAGACCTACGATGTAGCATTCGCTGTGTGGCAAGGAGCAGAAGGAGAAACTCTCTTTGATAAAAGTATTACGTCGTCTTTCCTTCTGCTGTCTCTCAGCTCTCTACCAAAGCCTGAGTCTCCAGTCCTAGCTGTAAATCCAGAGATAGTTGACATAACTACAGCAGGTGTTGTAATTGCAGTAATTGCATTGGCTGCAATATGGATTTCGTTTAGGAGGTGA
- a CDS encoding Xaa-Pro peptidase family protein, whose protein sequence is MRIKALLSLMEENGIDYVIIGPTSNMFYLTGFSEEQMERPLLLIVGKGEAYFLASKIYEEQLSSLGFPVFSYNDGEDPYSKLKIEKGSSIAVDDQLWSKFTVEIANTFLPRKLLSSSPLMSTLRVRKDENEVSIMKEGLRIAEDSFLSFLNRVEEEAEECMLAKRLEEEFYLRGVEPSFRPIVTSGPNASMPHLRCTQRKVKRGDAIVVDFGVKYRGYSTDTTRVISIGNPSQEVKMVYSLILEAQEKAEEAIEGMKGKEIDNLARSIIKRNGFGSRFIHRTGHGIGIDVHENPYISQDSEEIIERGMTFTVEPGIYLQGKFGVRIEDMVIMDSKARKMNTLEKDIFIV, encoded by the coding sequence GTGAGAATCAAAGCTCTTTTATCGCTGATGGAAGAAAATGGAATAGATTATGTTATCATTGGACCTACAAGCAACATGTTCTACCTTACAGGATTTTCAGAGGAACAAATGGAAAGACCTCTTCTTTTGATTGTAGGAAAGGGTGAAGCATATTTCTTAGCGTCTAAAATTTACGAAGAGCAACTATCAAGTTTGGGATTTCCAGTTTTTTCTTATAATGATGGCGAAGATCCTTACTCGAAACTGAAAATAGAGAAAGGTTCCTCAATTGCAGTAGATGATCAACTTTGGTCTAAGTTTACAGTTGAAATAGCGAATACGTTCTTGCCGAGAAAGCTGTTAAGCTCGTCTCCCCTCATGAGCACGTTGAGAGTTAGAAAAGATGAGAACGAGGTAAGTATCATGAAGGAAGGGTTGAGAATAGCTGAGGACAGCTTTCTATCATTTCTGAACAGAGTAGAAGAGGAAGCTGAAGAATGTATGTTAGCTAAAAGGTTAGAGGAGGAGTTCTACTTAAGAGGAGTAGAACCCTCATTTAGGCCAATAGTTACTTCTGGGCCTAACGCTTCCATGCCCCACCTACGTTGTACCCAAAGGAAAGTGAAAAGGGGAGATGCGATAGTGGTCGACTTTGGCGTTAAATATCGAGGTTACTCCACGGATACAACCAGGGTAATATCTATCGGAAACCCTTCGCAGGAAGTGAAGATGGTTTATTCCCTAATTCTGGAAGCGCAGGAGAAAGCTGAGGAAGCAATTGAAGGCATGAAAGGTAAGGAAATAGATAACTTAGCTAGGTCCATCATTAAAAGAAATGGGTTTGGAAGTCGTTTCATACATAGGACGGGGCATGGCATAGGAATCGATGTTCACGAGAATCCCTATATATCTCAAGATAGCGAGGAAATTATAGAAAGAGGCATGACGTTTACCGTAGAGCCAGGGATATACCTTCAAGGAAAATTCGGTGTGAGGATAGAGGATATGGTAATTATGGACAGTAAAGCTAGAAAGATGAACACCTTAGAAAAAGATATCTTCATAGTTTAG
- a CDS encoding peptidase U32 family protein: MRLVVGTNFDDSLLEELRKFPVKYIFGSETVTVTGHGRASFVLPKVDEERLKQHASIARSYGIKFLYTMNTATLQGREYSSSFMDKVKREIDFHANIVDGFIVAMPLLISYIRKEYPDIEISVSSYSRVYNVREAEEYISMGVNTIIAHEDVNRNFKVLKAMRSLADVEVITNNSCLWGCPYRRTHDLISSMTSSQQGEKGIWFEYPIMFCATDVRNDLANLIRMRWIRPEDLTYYEEIGIDRFKIAGRNKSTSWIVRAVKAYSERKYEGNLLDIVSYPQGRAVPKVMRKIGGPSYYDVLEKVTIDNSQFPERWLNFFKYNDCESKSCVQCKYCDIIAERVLKVDGESPGKMERLSPPIELIPRFEHED, encoded by the coding sequence ATGAGGCTAGTTGTAGGAACAAACTTCGATGATTCTCTTCTCGAAGAGTTAAGGAAATTTCCAGTCAAATACATATTCGGCAGCGAAACTGTTACCGTGACGGGTCACGGTCGTGCGTCCTTCGTGCTTCCCAAGGTAGACGAAGAGAGGTTAAAGCAACATGCTTCAATTGCGAGGTCTTACGGAATAAAGTTTCTTTACACTATGAACACTGCTACTTTACAAGGTAGGGAGTACTCCTCATCTTTCATGGATAAAGTTAAACGCGAAATTGACTTTCACGCTAACATTGTGGACGGATTCATTGTCGCAATGCCCCTCTTAATATCCTACATTAGAAAGGAATATCCAGATATAGAAATATCCGTATCATCCTATTCAAGGGTTTATAATGTAAGGGAGGCAGAGGAGTACATCTCCATGGGAGTAAATACCATAATAGCTCACGAAGATGTGAACAGGAACTTTAAGGTATTGAAAGCCATGAGGTCCTTAGCTGACGTTGAAGTTATTACAAATAACTCTTGCCTTTGGGGATGTCCCTACAGAAGGACACATGATCTGATATCTTCAATGACGTCCAGTCAACAAGGAGAAAAGGGAATTTGGTTCGAATATCCCATAATGTTCTGTGCTACTGACGTAAGAAACGATTTAGCAAACCTAATTAGAATGAGATGGATAAGACCGGAAGACTTAACCTACTACGAGGAAATTGGCATCGATAGGTTCAAGATTGCAGGAAGGAACAAGAGTACATCTTGGATAGTTAGGGCAGTAAAGGCTTACTCTGAAAGGAAATATGAAGGCAATCTTCTCGACATAGTCAGTTATCCACAGGGGAGGGCCGTACCAAAGGTGATGAGAAAAATTGGCGGCCCTTCATATTACGACGTCTTGGAAAAGGTAACAATCGATAATTCGCAGTTCCCTGAAAGGTGGTTGAACTTCTTCAAATATAATGATTGTGAATCTAAGAGTTGTGTCCAATGCAAATACTGTGACATTATAGCTGAGAGGGTTCTAAAGGTAGACGGAGAATCTCCTGGAAAAATGGAGAGATTGTCTCCTCCTATAGAACTTATACCGAGGTTTGAGCATGAGGATTGA
- a CDS encoding sugar phosphate nucleotidyltransferase, whose translation MISQGIITAAGLGTRMLPISKEIPKEMLPVPFNGELKPIVQVIFEQLYDNGVKDFIFVVSKNKRVIEDYFTPDYDFVNYLEFKGKIEQSRGLKQFYRKIEKSNLAFVNQHEPKGFGDAVLRAEPYANQEFLVAAADTIVKDFKLEEMNVNSFLVTKVDDPRSYGVVTMNGNRVADVEEKPKVPKSNLIIVPYYVFDRRIFTSLKSVDYKDELQLTCGIKKLIRDGVEFTAVEVSQVYDLGNFKGYVEYVKSGI comes from the coding sequence TTGATTTCTCAGGGAATAATCACTGCAGCTGGATTAGGAACTAGGATGTTACCAATAAGTAAGGAAATACCTAAGGAAATGTTACCTGTTCCATTTAACGGCGAGTTGAAGCCTATAGTTCAAGTTATTTTCGAACAATTATATGACAACGGAGTGAAGGACTTCATCTTTGTAGTGAGCAAAAATAAGAGAGTAATAGAGGATTACTTCACGCCAGATTACGACTTCGTGAATTACTTGGAATTTAAAGGAAAAATAGAACAAAGTAGGGGGCTTAAGCAATTCTATAGAAAGATTGAGAAAAGCAATTTGGCTTTCGTGAATCAGCATGAACCTAAGGGATTTGGTGACGCTGTACTCAGAGCTGAGCCTTACGCCAATCAGGAATTCCTAGTCGCTGCAGCCGACACCATAGTTAAGGACTTCAAGTTAGAGGAAATGAACGTTAATTCCTTCCTCGTAACTAAGGTAGATGATCCAAGGAGCTACGGAGTGGTGACTATGAACGGAAATAGAGTGGCTGACGTTGAGGAGAAACCTAAAGTTCCTAAGTCAAATCTGATCATAGTTCCATATTACGTCTTCGACAGGAGGATTTTCACTTCCCTAAAAAGCGTAGATTATAAGGACGAGCTTCAACTGACATGCGGTATAAAGAAACTAATAAGGGACGGTGTGGAGTTCACCGCAGTCGAAGTTTCGCAAGTATATGACTTAGGTAACTTCAAGGGGTACGTGGAATACGTTAAGAGTGGAATTTAG
- a CDS encoding UDP-glucose/GDP-mannose dehydrogenase family protein, which produces MKIGIIGLGYVGLVTSAVLADQGHLVVGVDVDSKRVEGLSCGRNPIYEPGLDELLAKNKDRLQFTTDYAKLSDVDVAFISVSTPTVNGEIYLEYVMSASKSLAKVLRKDSLIVMKSTVLPGTSRKVREITGREVVSNPEFLKEGSAIKDSINPDRVVIGSYTKEAGDVVESIWKFTGAPIVRTTPEEAEMIKYAANSFLAMKVSFINEIANLCERIPNCDVNKIAEGIGLDKRISPHFLKAGLGWGGSCFPKDTLAISTFARSLGTPLRTVDASIQVNNERPKRAVTLLKEIMGQLKGRKVCVLGVAFKADTDDTRESVALKVIDILKEEGAQVVAYDPKAKANVTMVSMEQCIDESEGVIIATEWNHFKGIEDKLRGKYVVDGRRLLDPSKMDLTKFRAIGLGTPSIQGE; this is translated from the coding sequence ATGAAAATTGGTATAATAGGTTTAGGATACGTAGGTCTAGTTACCTCTGCAGTGTTAGCTGATCAGGGACATTTAGTGGTAGGAGTTGACGTTGACTCTAAGAGGGTTGAGGGATTATCATGTGGAAGAAATCCAATATATGAGCCGGGTTTGGACGAGCTTTTAGCTAAGAACAAGGATAGGTTGCAGTTCACCACGGATTACGCTAAGCTTTCTGACGTAGACGTTGCTTTCATCTCAGTGTCGACGCCTACAGTCAACGGAGAAATCTACTTGGAATACGTTATGTCTGCTTCCAAGTCCCTTGCAAAAGTTCTGAGGAAGGATTCACTGATAGTAATGAAGAGCACAGTTCTACCAGGAACTTCTAGGAAAGTGAGGGAAATTACGGGCAGAGAAGTGGTTTCGAATCCAGAGTTTCTAAAGGAGGGAAGTGCAATCAAGGACAGCATCAATCCGGACAGAGTCGTAATAGGCAGTTACACTAAGGAAGCCGGCGATGTTGTAGAGAGCATATGGAAGTTCACTGGTGCTCCTATAGTTAGGACGACTCCAGAGGAAGCGGAGATGATAAAGTATGCTGCAAACTCATTCCTAGCAATGAAGGTATCATTCATAAATGAAATAGCTAATTTGTGCGAGAGAATACCTAATTGCGACGTAAATAAAATAGCCGAAGGAATAGGATTAGACAAGAGAATATCTCCTCACTTCCTTAAGGCTGGATTAGGTTGGGGAGGTTCGTGTTTCCCCAAGGATACGCTGGCTATATCTACCTTTGCACGCTCACTGGGGACCCCACTTAGAACCGTAGATGCTTCAATACAAGTTAATAATGAAAGACCTAAAAGGGCCGTAACTCTCCTAAAGGAAATTATGGGTCAACTTAAAGGAAGAAAAGTGTGTGTTCTAGGAGTTGCATTTAAAGCTGACACAGACGATACAAGGGAAAGCGTAGCTCTAAAGGTCATAGACATTCTAAAGGAAGAAGGTGCTCAAGTGGTAGCATATGATCCTAAAGCTAAAGCAAACGTTACAATGGTCTCCATGGAACAATGTATAGATGAAAGCGAGGGAGTCATAATTGCAACTGAATGGAACCACTTCAAGGGAATTGAGGACAAATTGAGGGGTAAATACGTCGTAGATGGAAGAAGACTCTTAGATCCATCTAAAATGGATTTGACGAAGTTCAGGGCTATAGGCCTAGGAACTCCTAGCATCCAAGGTGAGTGA
- a CDS encoding MBL fold metallo-hydrolase, whose translation MRIEVIKLKEENFFGKVLPHNVVAIVDDGLTLVDTSLPQNLDQLERGLRNIGFSLDDVGFILLTHSHPDHAGNAEIIRRISHAKIIAHKLEDFTPKEFNLNYEDVVRELNVSRNEFESTIKRINEITYEPPRIDVRVNGGEEISGFRIIHVPGHTPGHIALFNGETLITGDALRVDGGIRPPLSFFNWDQGKALKSFNFLISLPFKRLIPYHGELN comes from the coding sequence ATGAGGATTGAAGTAATAAAACTAAAGGAAGAGAACTTCTTTGGAAAGGTTTTACCTCATAACGTAGTAGCTATAGTTGACGATGGTTTAACCTTAGTTGACACATCTCTACCTCAAAATCTAGACCAGTTAGAACGAGGATTACGTAATATAGGATTTTCATTAGACGATGTAGGATTTATTCTTCTGACTCATTCTCACCCGGATCACGCAGGTAATGCTGAGATAATTAGAAGAATTTCTCATGCAAAAATCATAGCACACAAGCTAGAAGACTTCACACCCAAGGAATTTAATTTAAACTATGAAGATGTGGTAAGGGAATTAAATGTTTCGAGAAACGAGTTCGAGTCCACCATAAAGAGGATAAATGAGATCACCTACGAACCTCCACGAATTGATGTAAGAGTTAACGGAGGGGAGGAAATCTCAGGGTTCAGGATTATACATGTCCCAGGTCATACTCCAGGCCATATAGCTCTCTTCAACGGTGAAACGCTAATTACAGGAGACGCGCTTAGAGTGGACGGAGGTATCAGACCCCCGTTGTCATTCTTTAACTGGGATCAAGGGAAGGCTTTGAAATCATTTAATTTTCTAATTTCTCTTCCATTTAAGAGATTAATACCTTACCACGGTGAATTAAATTGA